AATTCTACTGTTgattttaggattttcttggGAAAGGGTAGTGGCTGGGCTAATGTGTATTGCAGTGGGCAGAAAACCAACAAGTGTTTCTCCAATTATTTGCTTTCGTAGCTTTTCTGGAATTTGGACCCAGTGCTGTGGCTTGAAAGGGTGaagcacatgcatgcatgtatgtgcacatgtgtgcatgtgtgcatgtgtgtatttgtgtgtgttggggataAGGAAACATGCCCCAGTTAACGAATGGAGCAGTGGGCCAGATCCACATCCTGTGTAACTCCCACAGGCTCCTGCTATAATGAAAGTTCCCTTCACAGGGTTGAACACAGTAATTCCCCAAGGGATCCTGGCTGAAGTGGGTGGAAGTTCAGCGTTTCTTGTCCCACTGAATTTTTGAACATGACAACCACATCCTGCTCCTGATACTGTGTGCTTTCCTTGATTGGTCATGTCAAGATAGCCCTGCTAGCCTTGTGCTACAAGCCGGGTTCCATTCTTCTTGATATAACTCCAGGAACCAAATCAGTCAAAGGCCTTCTTTCTCTAATTCTAATTCAAGGGATTTCCCTCAATCCAACCTCTGTCTCCATCTTCTTAGTACCAAGCTCTGCCCAAAGTTGATCATTCCTGAAGAACATGGCATGCACTTATACCACAGCAATGATTTCCTTTAGGGACTTTCAGTAATGCACCTTTCATTTGGGACTGGGATGTGACAATTCTCAGGCAAATGTGGGAGTAGATGTCTATGTCATTTGTGAATAGGTAGAAATAAAGAGTTCATTTACATTAACTGTCCCACCTCTGTCCCATACCTCTCCTTCCCCATGAAGAAAAGAGAGGCAGAAGTAGAATTTAAGtagaatttaaaactaaaaataaaaagaagatattttaaagagttaaaatattaaaagaaaactccTTTGAACCTCAATAAAGAAATGGCTATTGAATCTCAGCCTCTTTTGCCCCATCTTCCTAACAACTGGACCCATTTATGTTGCCACACAGCCCACACATCCTGAGTAGCCCCACATCTCTATTTTTGTCTCATTCTCCTTTTGGGATCGGACTTTTATTTGCAATGTAGCGTTGCTGTATCAATAGTACATGGTTAACTCTAATATGGATgcaattttcataaatatttatattttttaatgaaatacacACCAAAAAAAAGCACACATGCAGATAATTCACAAACAATCAAATCCTTGGGAAAGGCTCTGCCATTTGTTCAACAAGGTCAAGTGTCATTAGGAGCACAGAACAACCGAATGTAAAATTTCTTTCCAGGAGCTTTCCAAGTGGTTGGAATAAACACAACTTAGACCATGCAAAACTCTTAATGTATATTGGTCTGGGAACTTAAAGATGGAAACAGAGAATACATAGGGAGCTATGCAACACACCAAGGGCCATTATccacaataataataacagtgaCAACGCAATAATAATATACAATGCTATAAGATTATTAAAATCTATTCTATAATGCACAGAGAAGTACCTGCTTGAAGCCATTAAATATATGACAGGGTCTGTCTTCAGTGCAATATATCAAATTTGGCAATTGAagggtatataaaatgtatattttttgctTTCAAAATGTGGAACAAACTAAAATATAAGGCTTTTCtgataaactataaaaatttaaTCAGCACTTGGATCTAATGACATATCTTTATAATACTTCCTCTGCAGATACATTCACTCAGTTCAAACCTTAACATACAAAGTTAGCCTCAGGAGGATcatatttccttccattcatttcttataaatattgTTATCCACTTGAAGTCGTTCTGATGAAGGAATTTCCTCCCTattttttcagcctttttttcctcctcttagCTAAGAAGACATCAGGAAGATACTGCCCAAAGTATTCATTCCCCATGACTTACTTTCAGTTTCCATTTttgagccattaaaaaaaaattctcaatgtTGCACTGAGTGATTATATTAGATCATTAACATGGAAATCTTACAATGTGGCCCTTAATGTTGTTTGTCTTTATTTGTTcctattttcatctttctctttttcttctttttccctttctccctgtttccctcccttctttccttcctttcttccttccttccttcttagaATTCACTGAAGTATTTCCTAGGTAGCCTTTTACTTACTACTTTAATCAAAGCTTATCTTTGTGCCCaatgtttaaaaagtgaaaatgtctCTTCGAAATTCTATATTACAATATAGACAGAGAAGTTGGGCCTTGAGGGCTTGAGTTTCACTTAAATACTATACACATGTGGTATCACacaagggggagggggaaggaacaAACAGAAACATAACAATTATTTTTAGtctgtctttacaaaagaaaGCCTCTTCTCTATGAAAAAGTCTTTTTGGCATCTGCTCCCGGAAACCTGCCCCGAGAACACGTTCCCCATTGCTTTGCAAGGAtctctttttaaaagtacagCCACTGTCCCCGGGAGGTCACGTAGGTTGGATTATCCTGTTCTTAGTTGAGCAACGAAGAAGCACTGGATGAGTTTTCCAGGGATGAGCTGGTTGCTTCTGGGGTGGAAACATTATACGTTCCTGAAAAACAGAGCAGCAACTCAGCCTTGAAGACAAGCCATCATGAACTCTGGGGTGTGAACATCTCCTAAGGGACCCAGGGGAGCAGCGGTCCAGGCGCCAGGTAAGCTCCGCCATGCCTGGAAACCAACCCATACCTGCCCTCCTCCCAAGACCCAGAAATGCCAGAGAACTAACAGAGCTGTCGTTCTCATGCATGCATGGCAGCCAACAAGCAGTCACTACTTCACATCATACCAGCAGCCAGGTTTCTACAGAGGACAGGAAGATCTCAAGGTGGAAAGCCCTGCACATGCCATCACATGCATGGTCTGGGAACATCTGCATGAGGGAATCTCCCTGGTCCTCTTGGGTTGTGGTGACTTGGGGAAGCTCTTGGGAGGGACCTAGAGGCTCTACTGAAGGTGGAGGTTtgtaaagagagaaaagggaaaggaaagagaaaattatagGGGGAGAAAAAGCAGGACCAGAAAAGAAGCAGGAGTCAGGAATGTCAACAGAACTGCTGAGAATCAGCGCAGCAAGGAAGGCAGCCTCGGAGCAACTGCACAGGCTTGTGTCTGCAGGGAGGTGGGGACTGTGCACAGGGAGCGGGTGGAGAGTGTGTGTCAGTCAAGAAAAGGGTTGAAGTGCCCACCCTACCATCAGATTGCTGAACCGCCACTGCTAACAAGGTTTCCGTCATGGCCTGGGGGGATCTTAGGGGCTGCTGACAACATAAACCAAAGTTACGGTGCTTATGGGGCCCCCAAACATGCCCAGTTGGGACTTTCATAATCAGAAGTGAAGGTCCACCAGTTTCATAAGTAATTCATCAAATTGAAGCAGAAAAAAACCCAAGTCCTGTGGAGTTTTAACAGTTATAGGAATTCACAAAATTTGCTTGTATATGAAAAGCCTTCATCTGGAATGTTGATGCATTTCTCAACTCTGCATTTGTGAGATCTGTTCAGTTCcaaaaagctagaagaaatcCTGGGgcttattttcctctggggaaGGGATGATGGCGTGGGGACAGGGGTTTCAATTTGCTAGAATAGCTGAGGTCTGTTGCCCCAAGTTattaattccattcatttcatatCTCCAAGGTAGAAATTTAactgtgaatatttttttttcagtgagatACTGTGGCCTTTGCCAATTTAATCAATAATAGCAGGGTTGACTGAAGTATCAGcagcaccaccaccactacaACAATCGGCGTCATCATGAATGCTGAGTAATTACTATAATCCATGTGCCATACTAAGCACTTTATgtatatttgcttatttaattcttacaactctATGAAGTCATAATTATtaccctattttataaatgaggaagcgAGTTCAGAGAGGTAATATTTCTAATAGAATATCTAACTTGGGTGATCCCTTACGTAATGCATGCACAGTTCTATACACTTCCATGTGTAACACAAGCACACTTtatagaaagaacaaaaaaggaaaacaaacctacatagtgagatcctgtagTAAGATTTTCTAAATGTATTCTTTGCTGCCCCATAACCCTGAAACATGACCTATCTACTCTTATTTAACATAATTTGAGAAGAACTCTGTGTTTGACAAGGCCAGCAATTTACAATTCTCATTTTGATGGATGATATTTTGACAGATAGCTCTCCAAATCATTGTCTAGATTCTCCAAATCTTATTCTTTATGAGTTATTATAAGTTGCTTAGCAAAGGCAGCTGCCCTCTGTACCCACTTTTTGGTGATTTGTGAAAATGTAAGTTCCTCTATTTAACCTCTACCCCAAAAGAGGACATTTCAGGTAAATGCCATGAGCGGGGTGAAAGAGTAGGGGTGTTGAGGCTCCCCATTTAAGCAAATGTGTTCTGGACAAGCAGGGAGAAACTAGAGGCCACTACTCACCTGTTTTACCAAACAAATTGTTAAATCTCCTTGATATTGGAGAACTCATAGAAAACACAGGTGTGGATGAACCCAGGGATGTTGactagaagagagaaaaaaagggacaATCACAAAGCAAATTTGTTGGACCAAAGCTGTTTCCATCTCTAGAAGGATTGATTTTCCACCCTCTAGTGATCACTGCCGGCATCTCTAGTCCCACTCCCAGAGGTCACATTAAAATACTGGAATCTTATCATCTGTATTAGAAAAATAACTGTCAAATACAAGTTTTATTGTTTGTTAGGCTTCTAGCATTTTCTGACACGTGAAAGGCAGTCAGATATATCCAAGGGCAATAGTTGTGTTCCAAAATGAACTACAGAAAATTCTATCCATTATTATTCTTCAACTTGTTTTCTCTAATGCCTTGAATCCCCCCAGAAGATTGCTTCTCATTGAAAGTTTGATTTCAACCTTAagtttatatcatatattattttaaaccCTATTTAAATATGTGGAGTAGCATCTCAATGACAGCTCCATGGCTCTATTTAATAGACAGAATGACTTGAGAAGCAAAAACAATGGAATGATCCATGCCAAATACAGCTGTTGAGGGAGACAGGTTTGAGGATGCAATATATTTAGCCTAATTGATcaaaatctcaaagaaaaaatttagTACTCTGTACTTCAGAATGCTAGTGGAATACATGatgttataaaatgaaaagtctcTGCAGAGAAAAGGTTTACCTTTGAGTGCTGTGAAGACCATCTCGACAATGAAAACTTATTCAGCAAAGCTTCCTGTACCTGCATTGTTAAAAAGAAGCTATCGTAACTTCAACATGCCACAAGCACTTCAGACTTTTCTAGAAACATGAAACTTTCATTGCTCTTACCTTCAGATCCCAGAGGCATCCAAAGAGTAAAATGAATAATCCCtgagaaaaaaaagattgaaaagaagTGCATTTTAATTATAGTCTATTGTCCAGCAAAAGAGGAAGTACTGTTAACCTGGTGTTAAATTTGTActacttctttttccttctgagtTTATGGAATAAGTCCAGTACATGATACTGTTCAAAGAGAGGCATTTGGTCCACACCAAGGGACTCTAAATGTTATGATGTTAggaagatattttctattttccaattttcttttagTTGAAAACTGGAGGTCCTGTTGGTTATGCTATTAATACACCTCTCGTGTCTACAATATTCCTTACATAGCTGTGATAAGAATCTGGGCTATGGGGTGGGATAACTAGTTCCTTCCAAATGAGGCATATCATGAAGGTCATTACATATGAACTACATAGCTTGGAGACACAGGCCCAGTAGCAGAAATCAAAGTTCATATGTTCTTGGCACAAGCATCCTGAAAGCAGTATCTTGAGTgtgcctccagcctctgcctcttcaCAAGTTTACAGTGGCCTCAATCCTTGGGCAGGTTTTTTTCTATCCTTACCACCTCTCCATTGGGTGAAACAGAATTAACCACTTCCTTCCTTGTACTTTAAAGGCTTGCTATCTATACCTCTGTTATAGTTCTTCTAACAAACTGGCCTGCACTATAGTTAGTTATGTGCTGCAGGAGAGCAAAGAAGATGTTTTTTCATTGTAGTATAATCAAGCAGATTGTCTGGCATTCACAGGACATTCATTCTCCGATTTTTGATGTTTCCAGAGAAGCTGCTATGTGGTACATAGGATTTATTTCATTCAAATGGTTATTGAGAACCTACTCTGTACCAAGGTCTCTATCAGGCATAGAGGTATAGTGATGAACAAGAAAGGGGCATCACTCACAAAATCCTCACAAAGACAGGATTTTCATTTAGGAGATAATAGACTACATCAAGATAATCTTAGACAAATGGGGATTTTCCTTTTACTAGTGTAATCAGTGTATTTAGCAGAGACTGGCAAATGACACTAAATTATAATGTAGGTGATAAAAAGCATGAGGTGCCATAGGATCAGAAGAATGTGTCCTTTCCATCTGATTGAGTTCTCATTATTACTGCTCTTTAGAGCTGAGGCTTCCTCTGGGCTGAAATCCTTCCCCATTCCTACTCTTGTTTGTGTTTCTATCATTAATTTGTCCTACAGGAATAAAATCTTCCTGAAAGCCCCGCACTGTAAAACTCACCTGGAAGACATTGAGGATGGCAAATATGATATGGAACACAAGGTTGGTCCCTGGGAACACAGTGGTGAGACCAAAACCCCAAGTGAGGCCCAAGAGTGGTGTGAGGACCCCAATGCTCTTGCTGATCTGAAACAGGCTGCTCTTCTCCTGCTTGCATGGCTTGTCTCCAATGGAAGGCCTCAGGATCTTGGTGATGACCACAATAGTGATGGTTATGTTCACCACCACAATGATCAGTGCTGGGATGGCGAAAGCCAGCAGGGCCTTGGTGTCCTCCCAGTTGAGCCAACAGACATTCTTCCTCGTATAGACTTCCCGGGGCTGGGTGGCTCCCAGCGTGATGACCGAGATGGCAAGTGGGCAGCCATAGCCAAGACAGAAGGCAATGGCTTTCTGAGTGGACCTGCTTGTTTCGTGCAGAATGAAAACCAGGCGATAGAACAGCATGAGGCCCAGTGTCAGCATCCAGAAGAAGACGCTGAGGTAGAAGAAGTGGATGAAGAAGGTGGCAGCCACACAGGCTGTCTTGCAGAGTATGTAGCGATTGTCCTGGATGGCAGCGACCACAATGAACCAGGTGTTGGCGACCAGAAGGGAGGCAGCGATATTCACTATGCAGGTGTGGCGCATATAGGAAGTCCGGTTCTTGGTCACCGATTTCCACACCACAGCTTCCACAACTAGACAGGCTGCCAAGCTCAAGATGGAAAAGCCCACCCCAACATAAGAAATAATATCCAGGAGTATTCCCAGGAGAGAACTAGGATCTGGGGAGTCAGGGGACATGAGGATGGAGAATGATGTTAGGTGGTCACAGATACAGGTGACATTGTCCCCATCACCTTCTTCGACATAGCACCCACTGCTGTCCCACCCCCCTGTGTTGTTGGCAAGCCTGAAGTTCCAGAAGACACACTTCGTTTCGCCGCCTGAAGGGCTGTTGTTCTTAAAAGTCATTGAAATCCTGAATGGCATAGTCGTATTGTGGCTGACAGTGGTTGTCATCACTAAGCTCTCTGCAAAGTTATTTTCCTGGATATCCTGGGCAAGGATGGCTTGGAGAGTTGGGAAAGCCATGGTGACAACAGACGAATCCGACTGCAAGTTTTCTAGATAGCTCTTGTCAATGACCACATTGCCCCAGAGGTCAAAGTATGGGAAAACAAACCTCTGTTGATAGGTTTTTGGGTGGCTGGACTTGATTACCATGCTGCTCATCTGCACATTAGTTTGGGAGAAGGACAAAGGAGGGCTATCTCCTGACTGTAATGCTTGGGAAAATCTTTCCACTGAATGTAGTAGCTGTGAACTCTGATTGGTCCATTGCTGTTGTAAAACCTTCCAGGTGTTCAAGACGGGCTTGCCAAGGATGACATTAACCGTAGAGAGCACGTGCTGAAAGTGAAATGGTATGGGGTCAAACTAACCAAATTCTttcaatcataaaaaagaaaaaaacaacatctTCCTAGAAACTGATTGCATAAAGGTAagaggaaatgagaaaacaaaaatgagacaTCACAGGCAGTGGGGATGTATGACCTTCTTATGGCAGAGTTTAGCAAAGGATGGGTCCCCAAGACTGAAAGATGCCAGTAAGCATTTAGCAATGGTGACAGTGAGAGTCACACCCACTACACACCCTACTCTCTAAGGCCAATTCAGCAGGCTGGCAGggatatttactattttattttattttattttaaatcttaagcctatatttttagtagagatggggtttcaccatgttggcccggctggtcttgaactcctgacctcaggtgatccatccacctcagcctcccaaagtgcctgtaatcccagctacttgggaggctgaagcaggagaattgcttggacctgggaaggGGAGATACATCTTTCCTGCTGTCCACTGCTCTCCCTGCTGCAGTCCCCTTTCTCCTGAGCACATGTCTGGTTATAGCTCTGGCTTTCCAAGACCATAGCTCCTGCTGACTGGTCCCGCCTCTAAGTCTTCAGCTCTCACTGGGCTCTGCcctgtttcctctttttcctaGGGGGTGATAATGGCTTCTAAATGTTGCTGGTCTCTGAGTGCCTCATCACCCctggtttatttgtttgtttgttaaccCTGTCTTTACCTCTGTAGGTATCCCTTCATTAAAGTCTCTTCATTTGAACTCTTGTAGGTGAATTCTTTATCCTCCCAGAACCTCTATGCTTCCAGAACCTATCCTCCCACGATTCCTTTAAAGTTCACATTTAGTGCTAGACCTTTGAGAATATCATCTTGTATATTCTGGAAACCTTTAATTCCTAGTTTTTCTGGAAAGCAAGTAtgaatttattccattttaatgaagaaaataaagcagagattCACTAATAAATATTCTTAAGGTCTCAAAATGAATACTGGAAACATTTCCTAATATTCTAAAAGCCATAGCTGGCAGAACTATCCTGAGCACTGCTCTGGAAAAGACAGAGAAGCTGCAATGGGGAGGAATTATGTTTCTTGAATACAAATTCTGAGGGGTGAAAAGGTAAGACCCAAAACTCCTGCAAAGGTTAAGCAAACTCACCGTCATCATTTCTGAATTTACTTGGGTTGGAACTGTTGAGAGCAGATCAAGGATGTTAATAATGGCTCCCAGACTCCCAGGAGAAGAGCTGATTTCATGTTCCGCTTTGTCTATGCTAATAGAAAGATCCTTCAGGTATGTAGGGAGCATCTCATCCTGAGAGGGGCTCTTGATCAAAGCCTAGTAAAACAAAagccaacacacaaaaaaatttaccAGTCAATTCAGCTATCGAATCCAGCTGATCCATTCCTGGCAAAATCTCTCACGTCCGTTGTTTCATTTTTTGCTCCATTTCCATAAATATGTCCCATAAGATGATGTGCTTATCCCTTAAGCACTCCATGCATGCTCTTCAGAACAGAATATGACATAAGGCCACACACAGAAGGGGAACACACATATGTCAACCTGATAGCTAACTGGAACAAAAAAAGGGAAGCTAGATGTGATGGCTAGAGAAGTAGGTTAAAGTTGGGTGCAATGGTCACTTGGATAGTCGGCATGGAAGCACAGTTGCCACTTTTTGGTTTTCCTCATATCACTTACCCTGCCAATCATTAAAGTGACGGACCCTTCCAATTTTCCAGGGACTGTTCTGGTTTATACCTTTTCTCCTTGTGTATTTATTGAGTGTCCTCTTATATTCTCAAAATGTGTCCCGACTTGGATGATAGATTATATGGTCACCCTACCTGTATGATTACACTTCTGCTTTCTAACTCTCTCACTTAATCGAAAAGAATAGCTCAAATTCTGTCTTCTATGAAAAGCATTTGATAGATGTTCCAACCCAGGAAAGTTCCTTCCTCTGAATGCATAAGTATTGGTTTTATATAACATACTTTCATTTGTGGCATCTCCAGTAGTGTCATCTTGTGTTCTAATTTTGATATTGCTCCAATTAAATTATAAGCTCCTTAACAACATGGACCATGTGCTACATTTCTTTACATTCTTCTCATTCCTATAATTCCTAACATAGTACAAGTCATATAACTCAGCACACAGTAAGTATCCAGTAAGTATATGCTGAATGGATAAATCAAAAGAGGCATGATAGAGCAGCATGATCCTTTTCCATTGAAAATGTATGTAGGTATCTAGAATTGGGACTTGGGCCCACATCGAGTTCAGATTACAATTTCTATCTTTCTTCATTAGGATAATTTATATCCCTCATGCCTCATTCATCAAGGTCCAGCTCAGATGCCTGTTATTTTTTTCAAGCAGATCTTCTTAATTTATCTTAGCCAAATTAATGTGTATGTAACTACCCAATTCGATTATTTTCTTTACCAGAGACAAAGATCTGATTTGGCCCATTTACCTTGACAGCACCTATAATCATGCTTTGCACATAGTAGAGATTTTAATAAATTTGGTGTGAGACAAGAGAAAAGATAGAAGTTAATTAGATGAAACACATATAAGTATTAccctttttttcaattattttcccaGTGGTGAGAGGATTTGGAATTGGTTGTCTGAGGATGTCATCATTGGCTATAACCTCACCAGTTGCATcaccagaattttttaaatgtaattcatGGAATTTTAGGAGTCTAACAACAAATCAAGTGTGGAGGTCCCATTTTTTTACATTGACAGAAGGAAAGGAACTTCTGCCCTGTTACATAGCAGTAACCTCTATTATAGGTAAGAGAGGCAGGGTAGTTGCTTCTTCAAAAGCACAAGTTACTTCCAAGTAGTCAGAAAATTTCATACCTGTAAGAGCAtcaagcccagctatttttttttaaagaaattgatgaAGCTTGTTTTTTTTATATTGTTCCTTTTTCTGAAAGGATTATAGCAATTTTCTTGGTATCAAAATTACTCAAAGGAGAGCAATAAGAGAGAGGATAATACCGCTGCCCCCCGGAGGTATGGAACACATGGTACTGAGAAGTCAAGGTTAAGGTATCTAGTTGGTCTGAGAGCAGAACACATACTTAGTTGTCTTAGTATTTgaattgaggctttttttttttttttttttgcatttctaggGTTGCATCTCCTTtggaaatacacaaataaaagtAGTTTTGGAGCAACACAAAGCAGCACCAAATCCATTTTCCTAAGTGCTGAGAAATACGATCAGCCAGACAGATCGCCCCACCAAGAGCTCAGAGTGGAAGCTTTAAGGATCACCTTAGCCATCTGGAGCAGACTGTTTATTGGGGCAGAGATGCAGTCatttctcttctcctcccactGGGAGCCTACACATTTGTAAGTGATGGTCCCGCCAATGGGACTCTCAGGGCTGCTGGGAACGTTTGAGAACCGGCATAGCTTCTGGATGACTTTCCCTGGCTCTCCGACACCTATTACGGGATCCCGGCATGTGATGTTTTCCCCTGTGTTggaaacattgaaataaaaggGATAATTGCAAGGAAGAGACAACATAGTAGAAATACGGTCAGGCCAAGGTAGAATTTTGATGTTTGAATTCACATTTACCTTTACTTTCAGTCACCTTTTCAGAACTACCCAATTTCTTAATTTTGCCCTTGATTTTCCAAAGCCCCTCTCTGCTTTCCACATGAACCTGACTTCTGTAATCTGAACTTCCTTTTCCTAACAGAATTTTATACCTTCATCTGGAGATTCCCAACTGTGAcatattagaatcatctgggaagCTTTTGAAAACACCAGTGTCTGGGCTAAGTAAATCGGAATCGTCAGAGCGGGATTTAGGCATCAGCAGGTTTTTAAGCCTCCCTGGTGATTCCAGTGTGCTGTcaaggttgagaatcactgccatAATCCAAAGACATAATTGCTAGTAGGAACTCCAGGTACCTATGACCTGAATATTCTAATCAATATGTTTAAGCATTTGTTCCTTCTGGTTTCCCTTAGAGGTGATTCTATTTCACCTCTTCTCATGACCAGGCCAGGATGGGGAAATGACACTTGCTGTGGAATCTCTCATGTCCAGTGGACCCTGACTCTGATGAGACCCCTCCCTGAGCAACACTTTTCTTTAACATTAAGATCTTAACCACTGTATACAAATCTTAAATAAGTAATGTTCTACTAGGAAAAAGAAGCGAAACCATATTTGGtataaagaaagaggagaagaacAAAGATAAGTGAATAAAATGTGTTGGCTAAGATGAGTGATGGGGAAAAGAAGAGGTGACCTTTGCTGCACCCTGGAGGGGTTGTACTTGTGCATGGAAAGGTCAGGTGAAAGTGACTCTAAATTGTTTCCCGTTTTGGTGTCCAGGGGCTAGTTGCCAACATGTGAGAATGACCACAAACTATTCAGTAAACTCAAACAAGCTTGGTGATAACGATCCTTTGTCTATCACAAGTCCTGTTGCTGGGAAGATTTAAGAGGATGAGGAGTTGCTTATGGTAGAAGCCCAGGGTCATCATTTATCCTTTGCCTTAACATAAGATTCTCCCTTAAGATGACCTTGTATTAGGATGATCTATCCCTCCCTGCTGCTGAGAGGAGCTCCCCAACATGGGCTAGCATAGCAATGACTCTATAAAACATGACCTTTCACCTCAAAGATATTATGTGATGGCAAATTGACTCAGTGGTGGCAAAGGATGGGAAAGGCAGCTGCCTATTCTCGAGATTAATTGTTTTCATGtagccctgtctcagaaaaacagtGCAGTGTGGACACCTTTCATTTGCTAAAACCCCAAAGGACCTCAACCACGTTGATACTGTCCACTTCTAATCACCTGGTGAACTCCTTTAGCAGAGCTAAGCCACCCACAACATTTCTATTTAGCTCTTACTGTATtacatgtaataattttttttttgagacggaatctctctgttgcccaggctggagtgcagtggcacgatcttggctcactgcaacctcctcctcctgggttcaagcaattcttccgtctcagcctcccgagcagctgggaccgcaggtgcatgctaccacgcctggctaattttttgtagttttagtagagacgaggtttcaccgtgttagccaggatggtcttgatctcctgacctcatgatctgcccacctcggcctcccaaagtgttgggattactggcgtgagccaccgcacccagccaataacaTTTTTTTATCACATAGATTTCTTCCCTAGGCTTTAGGCCAGGGGACAtggcttatttcttttcttttaaatacccCTATGGTGAGCCCAGGGCCTACCGCAGTGAGGGTATttaacatatgtttattgaatgGGGATGAATGAgggagtgaataaataaataagtcccTGCCCTGACTATAACAtcttaaagtaatttaaaacGTTCTTACCAGGAACCAGATTCAGCTTCATAGATGGGCTCCAGACTGAATTATTAGCAGCATTGGTAAAGTGACAACACACATCAACAGTTTTTGAACACCAGGAAACTGAGCTTGCATTGAAATTGTGTTTGTAGCACACTTGTTTTTTGTTAACTTCTTTTGCTGAAGACAGAATTATTGAAAGAATTAAGTCACAACATGAGTCTCTAACGCACAAATTGTGTGAAGATAA
This DNA window, taken from Pan paniscus chromosome 5, NHGRI_mPanPan1-v2.0_pri, whole genome shotgun sequence, encodes the following:
- the ADGRF5 gene encoding adhesion G protein-coupled receptor F5 isoform X2, with the translated sequence MKSPRRTTLCLMFIVIYSSKAALNWNYESTIHPLSLHEHEPAGEEALRQKRAVATKSPTAEEYTVNIEISFENASFLDPIKAYLNSLSFPIHGNNTDQITDILSINVTTVCRPAGNEIWCSCETGYGWPRERCLHNLICQERGVFLPGHHCSCLKELPPNGPFCLLQEDVTLNMRVRLNVGFQEDLMNTSSALYRSYKTDLETAFRKGYGILPGFKGVTVTGFKSGSVVVTYEVKTTPPSLELIHKANEQVVQSLNQTYKMDYNSFQAVTINESNFFVTPEIIFEGDTVSLVCEKEVLSSNVSWRYEEQQLEIQNSSRFSIYTALFNNMTSVSKLTIHNITPGDAGEYVCKLILDIFEYECKKKIDVMPIQILANEEMKVMCDNNPVSLNCCSQGNVNWSKVEWKQKGKINIPGTPETDIDSSCSRYTLKADGTQCPSGSSGTTVIYTCEFISAYGARGSANIKVTFISVGDNSSHKSEVHEVLRHVMEMSTVQSTTRNSLETSKAREQQANLTITPDPISVSEGQNFSIKCISDVSNYDEVYWNTSAGIKIYQRFYTTRRYPDGAESVLTVKTSTREWNGTYHCIFRYKNSYSIATKDVIVHPLPLKLNIMVDPLEATVSCSGYHHIKCCIEEDGDYKVTFHMGSSSLLAAKEVNKKQVCYKHNFNASSVSWCSKTVDVCCHFTNAANNSVWSPSMKLNLVPGENITCRDPVIGVGEPGKVIQKLCRFSNVPSSPESPIGGTITYKCVGSQWEEKRNDCISAPINSLLQMAKALIKSPSQDEMLPTYLKDLSISIDKAEHEISSSPGSLGAIINILDLLSTVPTQVNSEMMTHVLSTVNVILGKPVLNTWKVLQQQWTNQSSQLLHSVERFSQALQSGDSPPLSFSQTNVQMSSMVIKSSHPKTYQQRFVFPYFDLWGNVVIDKSYLENLQSDSSVVTMAFPTLQAILAQDIQENNFAESLVMTTTVSHNTTMPFRISMTFKNNSPSGGETKCVFWNFRLANNTGGWDSSGCYVEEGDGDNVTCICDHLTSFSILMSPDSPDPSSLLGILLDIISYVGVGFSILSLAACLVVEAVVWKSVTKNRTSYMRHTCIVNIAASLLVANTWFIVVAAIQDNRYILCKTACVAATFFIHFFYLSVFFWMLTLGLMLFYRLVFILHETSRSTQKAIAFCLGYGCPLAISVITLGATQPREVYTRKNVCWLNWEDTKALLAFAIPALIIVVVNITITIVVITKILRPSIGDKPCKQEKSSLFQISKSIGVLTPLLGLTWGFGLTTVFPGTNLVFHIIFAILNVFQGLFILLFGCLWDLKVQEALLNKFSLSRWSSQHSKSTSLGSSTPVFSMSSPISRRFNNLFGKTAAPKIPPGHDGNLVSSGGSAI